The proteins below are encoded in one region of Strix aluco isolate bStrAlu1 chromosome 8, bStrAlu1.hap1, whole genome shotgun sequence:
- the LOC141926814 gene encoding vitamin D3 hydroxylase-associated protein-like isoform X2 has translation MPQGSLAELHLFHFPVNHSPLHAPLKAALQGPEGHVMIQHQLRQVLLERKVDTSAALALLCSSAAAMVVWKWLVKRQIQKKMEEARRTQDEGVKKMAKAVQQFREQVPSVQTDAILSLPLLELAEKLQEGSLSPKTVLYTYLEKALEVTQQTNCLRHFIPECEEQLQEIQQQREKGLLYGIPISIKDHIGHQGHLSTCGLVQCLGTVVQEDSVLVKVLKRQGAIPFAMTNVPQSLFNYDCSNPIFGQTLNPFNHQKSPGGSSGGEGALIAGGGSILGIGSDIGGSIRLPSSFCGLCGLKPTAERLSLSGASSPVSGILAVPCALGPMARDVDSLALCMKALLCQEMFQLDPTVPPIPFNEEVYSSSAPLRVGYYDTDGYFPLPPCMRRAVRETREALQAARHQLVPFSPPGIHYVMTELFLKTFFADGGRAWLDVFTGDIVDPNLKSQVNCCKIPRLGKKLLALILKPLFPRLADYLSALGGMRSVKEMWNHHHQIEVYRTEFIARWRELQLDVVLCPVLGPAFTTGYPGKLLTAISSTMLYNVLNFPAGVVPVSTVTEADEEELKFYRGCCDDPWDQMLKQAVAGAVGLPVAVQCVALPWQEELCLRFMKEVETLSREKRAA, from the exons ATGCCTCAAGGTTCACTGGCCGAACTTCACCTTTTCCATTTCCCAGTCAATCATTCTCCACTGCACGCTCCACTGAAGGCAGCTTTGCAGGG GCCAGAAGGGCACGTTATGATCCAGCACCAGCTGAGGCAGGTCCTGCTAGAGAGGAAGGTAGATACTTCTGCTGCCCTCGCCTTGCTCTGCAGCTCGGCAGCAGCCATGGTGGTCTGGAAATGGCTGGTCAAAAGGCaaatccagaagaaaatggaagaggctCGGAGGACCCAGGATGAGGGTgtgaagaaaatggcaaaggCTGTCCAGCAGTTCAGGGAACAG GTCCCCAGTGTCCAGACAGATGCCATCCTGTCCCTGCCCCTGCTGGAACTCGCTGAGAAACTACAGGAAGGGTCTCTGTCCCCCAAGACTGTCCTCTACACCTACTTAGAGAAG GCCCTGGAAGTGACCCAGCAGACAAACTGCTTGCGACATTTTATCCCAGAGTGTGAGGAGCAGCTCCAGGAAATAcaacagcagagggaaaaaggaCTGCTCTACGGCATCCCAATCAGCATCAAGGATCACATCGGCCACCAG GGGCATCTGTCAACCTGTGGACTTGTGCAATGCCTGGGCACTGTGGTGCAGGAGGACAGCGTCCTAGTCAAGGTTTTGAAGAGACAGGGGGCCATCCCATTTGCAATGACCAACGTGCCACAATCCCTCTTCAA CTATGACTGCAGCAACCCTATCTTCGGCCAGACCTTGAACCCCTTCAACCACCAGAAGAGCCCTGGGGGCTCCTCAGGAGGGGAGGGAGCTCTGATCGCAGGGGGAGGCTCCATCCTGGGCATCGGCTCGGACATCGGTGGCAGCATCCGCCTGCCATCCAGCTTCTGTGGGCTATGCGGGCTCAAACCCACGGCCGAAAGGCTCAG ccTGTCTGGAGCAAGTAGCCCAGTCAGTGGGATCCTGGCAG TTCCGTGTGCGCTGGGGCCGATGGCGAGGGATGTGGACAGCCTGGCCCTATGCATGAAGGCGCTGCTCTGTCAGGAGATGTTCCAGCTGGACCCCACCGTGCCCCCCATCCCGTTCAATGAGGAG GTGTactccagctctgctcctctgcggGTCGGGTACTACGACACAGACGGCTACTTCCCGCTGCCCCCTTGCATGCGGCGGGCGGTGCGGGAAACCAGGGAggctctgcaggcagccaggcaccAG CTGGTGCCGTTTTCTCCACCTGGGATCCACTATGTCATGACTGAACTGTTTTTGAAGACGTTTTTTGCTGATGGAGGCCGTGCTTGGTTGGATGTGTT CACAGGAGATATTGTAGATCCAAACTTGAAATCACAGGTGAATTGCTGCAAGATCCCGAGACTGGGGAAGAAGCTGCTGGCTCTGATTCTTAAACCTCTG TTTCCCCGCCTGGCTGACTACCTGAGCGCCTTGGGTGGAATGAG GTCAGTGAAGGAGATGTGGAATCATCACCATCAAATAGAG GTGTACCGCACAGAGTTCATCGCCCGGTGGAGGGAACTCCAGCTTGATGTTGTGCTGTGCCCTGTCCTGGGGCCTGCCTTCACCACAGGATACCCCGGGAAACTCCTCA CTGCCATCTCCTCCACGATGCTGTACAATGTCTTGAACTTCCCTGCTGGAGTTGTACCTGTCAGCACAGTGACAGAAGCTGATGAGGAAGAGCTAAAGTTTTACCGAGGATGCTGTGATGACCCCTGGGACCAGATGCTGAAACAG gctgtggcaggagctgtggggctgcctgtggctgtgcaGTGCGTGGCCTTGCCgtggcaggaggagctgtgtctgcGGTTCATGAAGGAGGTGGAGACCCTCAGCCGTGAGAAGAGAGCGGCATAG
- the LOC141926814 gene encoding vitamin D3 hydroxylase-associated protein-like isoform X1 yields MPQGSLAELHLFHFPVNHSPLHAPLKAALQGPEGHVMIQHQLRQVLLERKVDTSAALALLCSSAAAMVVWKWLVKRQIQKKMEEARRTQDEGVKKMAKAVQQFREQVPSVQTDAILSLPLLELAEKLQEGSLSPKTVLYTYLEKALEVTQQTNCLRHFIPECEEQLQEIQQQREKGLLYGIPISIKDHIGHQGHLSTCGLVQCLGTVVQEDSVLVKVLKRQGAIPFAMTNVPQSLFNYDCSNPIFGQTLNPFNHQKSPGGSSGGEGALIAGGGSILGIGSDIGGSIRLPSSFCGLCGLKPTAERLSLSGASSPVSGILADSVCSHPTPVPCALGPMARDVDSLALCMKALLCQEMFQLDPTVPPIPFNEEVYSSSAPLRVGYYDTDGYFPLPPCMRRAVRETREALQAARHQLVPFSPPGIHYVMTELFLKTFFADGGRAWLDVFTGDIVDPNLKSQVNCCKIPRLGKKLLALILKPLFPRLADYLSALGGMRSVKEMWNHHHQIEVYRTEFIARWRELQLDVVLCPVLGPAFTTGYPGKLLTAISSTMLYNVLNFPAGVVPVSTVTEADEEELKFYRGCCDDPWDQMLKQAVAGAVGLPVAVQCVALPWQEELCLRFMKEVETLSREKRAA; encoded by the exons ATGCCTCAAGGTTCACTGGCCGAACTTCACCTTTTCCATTTCCCAGTCAATCATTCTCCACTGCACGCTCCACTGAAGGCAGCTTTGCAGGG GCCAGAAGGGCACGTTATGATCCAGCACCAGCTGAGGCAGGTCCTGCTAGAGAGGAAGGTAGATACTTCTGCTGCCCTCGCCTTGCTCTGCAGCTCGGCAGCAGCCATGGTGGTCTGGAAATGGCTGGTCAAAAGGCaaatccagaagaaaatggaagaggctCGGAGGACCCAGGATGAGGGTgtgaagaaaatggcaaaggCTGTCCAGCAGTTCAGGGAACAG GTCCCCAGTGTCCAGACAGATGCCATCCTGTCCCTGCCCCTGCTGGAACTCGCTGAGAAACTACAGGAAGGGTCTCTGTCCCCCAAGACTGTCCTCTACACCTACTTAGAGAAG GCCCTGGAAGTGACCCAGCAGACAAACTGCTTGCGACATTTTATCCCAGAGTGTGAGGAGCAGCTCCAGGAAATAcaacagcagagggaaaaaggaCTGCTCTACGGCATCCCAATCAGCATCAAGGATCACATCGGCCACCAG GGGCATCTGTCAACCTGTGGACTTGTGCAATGCCTGGGCACTGTGGTGCAGGAGGACAGCGTCCTAGTCAAGGTTTTGAAGAGACAGGGGGCCATCCCATTTGCAATGACCAACGTGCCACAATCCCTCTTCAA CTATGACTGCAGCAACCCTATCTTCGGCCAGACCTTGAACCCCTTCAACCACCAGAAGAGCCCTGGGGGCTCCTCAGGAGGGGAGGGAGCTCTGATCGCAGGGGGAGGCTCCATCCTGGGCATCGGCTCGGACATCGGTGGCAGCATCCGCCTGCCATCCAGCTTCTGTGGGCTATGCGGGCTCAAACCCACGGCCGAAAGGCTCAG ccTGTCTGGAGCAAGTAGCCCAGTCAGTGGGATCCTGGCAG ACAGTGTTTGCTCTCATCCCACTCCAGTTCCGTGTGCGCTGGGGCCGATGGCGAGGGATGTGGACAGCCTGGCCCTATGCATGAAGGCGCTGCTCTGTCAGGAGATGTTCCAGCTGGACCCCACCGTGCCCCCCATCCCGTTCAATGAGGAG GTGTactccagctctgctcctctgcggGTCGGGTACTACGACACAGACGGCTACTTCCCGCTGCCCCCTTGCATGCGGCGGGCGGTGCGGGAAACCAGGGAggctctgcaggcagccaggcaccAG CTGGTGCCGTTTTCTCCACCTGGGATCCACTATGTCATGACTGAACTGTTTTTGAAGACGTTTTTTGCTGATGGAGGCCGTGCTTGGTTGGATGTGTT CACAGGAGATATTGTAGATCCAAACTTGAAATCACAGGTGAATTGCTGCAAGATCCCGAGACTGGGGAAGAAGCTGCTGGCTCTGATTCTTAAACCTCTG TTTCCCCGCCTGGCTGACTACCTGAGCGCCTTGGGTGGAATGAG GTCAGTGAAGGAGATGTGGAATCATCACCATCAAATAGAG GTGTACCGCACAGAGTTCATCGCCCGGTGGAGGGAACTCCAGCTTGATGTTGTGCTGTGCCCTGTCCTGGGGCCTGCCTTCACCACAGGATACCCCGGGAAACTCCTCA CTGCCATCTCCTCCACGATGCTGTACAATGTCTTGAACTTCCCTGCTGGAGTTGTACCTGTCAGCACAGTGACAGAAGCTGATGAGGAAGAGCTAAAGTTTTACCGAGGATGCTGTGATGACCCCTGGGACCAGATGCTGAAACAG gctgtggcaggagctgtggggctgcctgtggctgtgcaGTGCGTGGCCTTGCCgtggcaggaggagctgtgtctgcGGTTCATGAAGGAGGTGGAGACCCTCAGCCGTGAGAAGAGAGCGGCATAG
- the NSUN4 gene encoding 5-cytosine rRNA methyltransferase NSUN4 — protein MAALGGRGPAAAALLRRGPPPGLGPGPRRYRYKEKWAATTPRIPSTRLALHHFDVNYSLQLKELWPSVRAGLLCEQKYGALLNNFSSLDYVTQELELLNATDFVSEACKKVQQSQQGAAAEEAGRGESRSQEGFGEGTTVTQAETMIQAEMSPPHRASISSNIKCYTFPRGDITRFCPARPDILGLLNYYLMDAASLLPVLALNVQPGDFVLDLCAAPGGKTLALLQTGACGHLAANDISISRAKRLHQILRSYVPTEIREAVSVTSCDGRDWGQLGGGTFHKVLVDVPCTTDRHSVMEEDNNIFHKRRTKERQMLPMLQLQLLMAGILATKPGGEVVYSTCSLSPLQNEHVIERAVEIAETQFNISMHVEDLSHFRTLFQDTFSFFSDCRLGELVLPHLTANFGPMYFCKLCRV, from the exons ATGGCGGCGCTGGGCGggcgcgggccggcggcggcggcgctgctgcggcgggggccgccgccggggctggggccggggccgcgccggtacCGCTACAAGGAGAAGTGG GCTGCCACGACCCCCCGCATCCCATCCACGCGGCTGGCCCTGCACCACTTCGACGTGAACTACAGCCTgcagctgaaggagctgtggcCCTCTGTCCGCGCCGGCCTGCTCTGCGAGCAGAAGTACGGTGCCCTCCTCAACAACTTCTCTTCTCTCGACTACGTCACCCAAGAGCTGGAGCTGCTGAATGCTACCGATTTTGTTTCCGAAGCCTGCAAAAAGGTGCAGCAATCGCAGCAGGGTGCAGCTGCGGAGGAAGCggggagaggggaaagcaggTCCCAGGAGGGGTTTGGCGAGGGCACGACAGTGACGCAGGCAGAGACGATGATACAGGCAGAGATGTCACCACCGCATCGTGCCTCCATCAGCTCCAACATCAAGTGTTACACCTTCCCCAGGGGCGACATCACGCGCTTTTGCCCTGCACG GCCAGACATTCTGGGGCTCCTCAACTATTATCTCATGGACGCAGCATCTCTCCTGCCCGTCCTGGCGCTCAACGTGCAGCCGGGTGACTTTGTCCTCGACCTCTGTGCGGCTCCAGGTGGCAAGactctggctctgctgcagacTGGGGCTTGTG GGCATCTGGCAGCCAATGACATCTCCATTTCCCGGGCAAAGAGGCTGCACCAGATTCTCCGTAGCTACGTTCCCACAGAAATCAGGGAAGCTGTGAGTGTCACATCCTGCGATGGAAGGGACTGGGGACAGCTGGGAGGTGGCACTTTCCATAAG gtCCTGGTAGATGTGCCCTGCACAACGGACAGGCACTCTGTCATGGAGGAGGACAACAACATCTTCCACAAGAGACGAACCAAGGAGCGTCAGATGTTGcccatgctgcagctgcagctgctgat GGCTGGGATCCTCGCTACCAAGCCGGGAGGAGAGGTTGTCTATTCCACGTGCTCCCTCTCCCCGCTGCAGAATGAGCACGTCATCGAGAGAGCGGTAGAAATTGCAGAAACCCAGTTTAACATCAGTATGCACGTTGAGGACTTGAGCCACTTTCGGACGCTCTTCCAGGACACGTTTTCCTTCTTCTCGGATTGCCGGCTAGGGGAGCTTGTTCTGCCACACCTCACAGCCAACTTTGGACCTATGTATTTCTGCAAATTATGTCGGGTGTAG